Proteins from a single region of Acidobacteriota bacterium:
- a CDS encoding alpha-E domain-containing protein, translated as MLSRVADHLYWMSRYLERAEHTARLLEIAVVLSADRTPESASRHGVRLLSALQALDAQRAGQVELPALAVELTVGEREESLRACVSHARENARQVREQISVDMWEELNRLYLRLQAARESQGWREQPEDLFRDVRHSVYLFKGMTSSTMTRGEGWQYMELGRFLERSINTSMLMDVHLREFHEGMRSGLEAADYVEWLSLLRCCASFDAYLRLYSASIQPLHVVDFLILDAQFPRSLRFCADRIEESLRHLARLSGRTQPARVERLAGLLRASLQFVQIDELLHGDLLQTLEHVRRQCRLIHHATYQSYISYQLESESA; from the coding sequence ATGCTCTCGCGCGTCGCGGACCACCTGTACTGGATGAGTCGCTACCTCGAACGGGCCGAGCACACCGCGCGTCTGCTCGAGATCGCCGTCGTGCTGTCTGCCGATCGCACGCCGGAGTCGGCGTCGCGGCACGGCGTCCGCCTGCTCAGCGCGCTCCAGGCGCTCGATGCGCAGCGCGCCGGGCAGGTCGAGTTGCCTGCGCTTGCCGTCGAACTCACGGTCGGCGAGCGCGAGGAGTCGCTGCGGGCATGCGTGTCGCACGCGCGCGAGAACGCGCGCCAGGTGCGCGAGCAGATCAGCGTGGACATGTGGGAGGAGCTCAATCGACTGTATCTGCGCCTCCAGGCCGCACGTGAGTCACAGGGATGGCGCGAGCAGCCCGAGGATCTGTTCCGCGACGTCCGGCACTCGGTCTACCTCTTCAAGGGCATGACGAGCTCGACGATGACGCGCGGGGAGGGGTGGCAGTACATGGAGCTTGGCCGCTTCCTGGAGCGGTCGATCAACACGTCCATGCTGATGGACGTCCATCTGCGTGAGTTCCACGAGGGCATGCGCAGCGGCCTCGAAGCCGCCGACTACGTCGAGTGGCTGTCGCTGCTTCGTTGTTGTGCGTCGTTTGACGCCTACCTCCGCCTGTACTCGGCCTCCATCCAGCCCCTCCACGTCGTCGACTTCCTGATCCTCGATGCGCAGTTCCCGCGCTCGCTGCGTTTCTGCGCCGACCGGATCGAGGAGTCGCTGCGCCACCTCGCGCGCCTGTCGGGCCGCACGCAGCCGGCGCGCGTGGAACGCCTCGCGGGATTGCTGCGCGCGTCGCTGCAGTTCGTGCAGATCGACGAGTTGCTGCACGGCGATCTGCTCCAGACGCTCGAACACGTCCGCCGCCAGTGCCGCCTGATCCATCACGCCACGTATCAGAGCTACATCAGCTACCAGCTCGAATCGGAGTCGGCGTGA
- a CDS encoding circularly permuted type 2 ATP-grasp protein: protein MPTAEPPGPASPQASLFADYTLARAFDEMFAAPAHARDHYAPLLEQLQGLDAGELQRRQQIADRAFLHQGITFTVYGDSRGTERIFPYDLLPRIITGAEWRTLERGLTQRITALNLFLHDIYHEGRILRAGVVPRELIVSCPHYRREMRGLRVPGDRYVSVAGTDLVRLSNGDFAVLEDNLRVPSGVSYMLANRAVMKRTFSRLLSRYNVRPIDHYAQALLRTLRDLSPHGRPNPTVVLLTPGVFNSAYFEHAFLARQMGIELVEGRDLFVHDNVVYMRTTSGAQRVDVIYRRVDDDYVDRLAFKSDSQLGVTGLFNAYRAGNVALGNAIGTGVADDKAVYAYVPAMIRFYMDEDPILQNVETYLLDDPVQRDHVLQNLEKLVVKAVGESGGYGMLIGPHSTAEQREQFRERILADPRNYIAQPTLDLSCAPCFVDDRVEPRHIDLRPYILAGQQTVIVPGGLTRVALRRGSLVVNSSQGGGSKDTWVLE, encoded by the coding sequence ATGCCGACCGCCGAGCCGCCCGGGCCAGCGTCGCCGCAGGCGTCCCTGTTCGCCGACTACACCCTGGCACGCGCCTTCGACGAGATGTTCGCCGCGCCGGCACACGCGCGCGACCACTACGCCCCGCTGCTCGAGCAACTCCAGGGGCTCGACGCCGGCGAACTCCAGCGCCGCCAGCAGATCGCCGACCGCGCGTTCCTGCACCAGGGCATCACGTTCACGGTCTACGGCGACAGCCGCGGCACCGAGCGCATCTTCCCGTACGACCTGCTCCCGCGCATCATCACGGGTGCCGAATGGCGCACGCTCGAGCGCGGCCTCACGCAGCGCATCACCGCGCTCAACCTGTTCCTCCACGACATCTACCACGAGGGTCGCATCCTGCGCGCAGGCGTGGTGCCGCGCGAGCTGATCGTCAGTTGCCCGCACTATCGCCGCGAGATGCGCGGTCTGCGCGTGCCGGGGGATCGCTACGTGTCGGTGGCGGGTACCGATCTCGTGCGGCTCTCCAACGGCGACTTCGCCGTGCTCGAAGACAACCTGCGCGTGCCGAGCGGCGTGTCGTACATGCTGGCCAATCGCGCCGTGATGAAGCGCACGTTCTCGCGGCTGCTCTCGCGCTACAACGTGCGCCCGATCGATCACTACGCGCAAGCTCTGCTCCGCACGCTGCGCGATCTCTCGCCGCACGGTCGGCCGAACCCCACGGTGGTGCTGCTCACGCCGGGCGTGTTCAACTCCGCCTACTTCGAGCACGCGTTCCTCGCGCGCCAGATGGGCATCGAACTCGTCGAGGGACGTGACCTCTTCGTCCACGACAACGTCGTCTACATGCGAACCACGTCTGGCGCGCAGCGCGTGGACGTGATCTATCGCCGCGTGGACGATGACTACGTGGATCGGCTGGCGTTCAAGTCCGACTCGCAGCTCGGCGTGACGGGGCTGTTCAACGCCTATCGCGCGGGCAACGTCGCGCTCGGCAATGCCATCGGCACGGGCGTGGCCGACGACAAGGCCGTGTACGCGTACGTACCCGCGATGATCCGGTTCTACATGGACGAGGACCCGATCCTCCAGAACGTGGAGACGTACCTGCTCGACGATCCCGTGCAGCGCGATCACGTGCTCCAGAACCTGGAGAAGCTCGTGGTGAAGGCCGTCGGCGAGTCTGGCGGCTACGGCATGCTGATCGGCCCGCACAGCACAGCGGAACAGCGCGAGCAGTTCCGCGAGCGGATCCTCGCCGACCCGCGCAACTACATCGCCCAGCCGACGCTCGATCTCTCGTGCGCACCGTGCTTTGTCGACGATCGGGTCGAGCCGCGGCACATCGATCTCAGGCCGTACATCCTCGCCGGCCAGCAGACAGTGATTGTTCCCGGCGGCCTCACGCGCGTGGCGCTGCGACGGGGCTCGCTCGTCGTGAACTCGTCGCAGGGCGGCGGCAGCAAGGACACGTGGGTGCTCGAATGA